A single window of Modestobacter italicus DNA harbors:
- the panD gene encoding aspartate 1-decarboxylase — MMRTMLKSKIHRATVTQADLHYVGSVTIDEDLLDAADLLPGEQVAIVDVTNGARLETYVIPGERGTGVIGINGAAAHLVHPGDLVILISYGLMDETEAKSYLPRVVHVDAANRVVELGADPSAPVPGAPDQARSPLGVPVR; from the coding sequence ATGATGCGCACCATGCTCAAGAGCAAGATCCACCGGGCCACGGTGACCCAGGCCGACCTGCACTACGTCGGCTCGGTGACCATCGACGAGGACCTGCTGGACGCCGCGGACCTGCTGCCCGGCGAGCAGGTGGCCATCGTCGACGTCACCAACGGCGCCCGGCTGGAGACCTACGTGATCCCCGGCGAGCGGGGCACCGGCGTCATCGGCATCAACGGCGCCGCCGCGCACCTCGTGCACCCCGGCGACCTGGTCATCCTGATCAGCTACGGGCTGATGGACGAGACCGAGGCCAAGTCCTACCTGCCCCGGGTCGTGCACGTCGACGCCGCCAACCGCGTCGTCGAGCTCGGCGCCGACCCCTCCGCACCGGTGCCCGGCGCACCGGACCAGGCACGCAGCCCGCTCGGCGTACCGGTCCGGTGA
- a CDS encoding L-aspartate oxidase, which produces MSTSTVATGLPLRLRAPAPGWELSADVCVVGSGVAGLCVALHARAAGLSVAVVTKVEVDDGSTRWAQGGIAAVLDPADTPAAHARDTEVAGVGLCDPAAVRALVTEGPERLHELISWGAAFDRDGAGHLLLTREGGHSTDRIVHAGGDATGAEVQRALRDAVAADPGITLVEHAMVLDVVRDVAGRVAGVTLHVLGEGSADGVGAVRARAVVLATGGMGQVYAATTNPAVSTGDGVALGLRAGAVATDLEFVQFHPTALYLGPGARGQQPLVSEALRGEGAVLRDAAGERFMVGTHPLAELAPRDVVAKAITRVQLRDGVDHVWLDAREVPGLAARFPTIVARCREAGIDPVTALVPVTPAAHYASGGLATDLSGRTTVPGLYACGEVACTGVHGANRLASNSLLEGLVFAGRIGEALARELPVPAPAEPADARPEGLVDAAVRADLTGTMSTRVAALRSGTGLAEATERLAALGERTTAEPGVPGWETTDLLTVATAITAAAAAREETRGCHWREDHPDAEEEWRVHLDVRLDGAGEVALTRRPVGVPVAVSW; this is translated from the coding sequence GTGAGCACGTCGACGGTGGCCACGGGGCTGCCGTTGCGGCTGCGTGCGCCGGCACCGGGCTGGGAGCTGTCCGCGGACGTCTGCGTCGTCGGGTCCGGCGTCGCCGGGCTGTGCGTGGCGCTGCACGCCCGCGCGGCGGGGCTCTCGGTCGCCGTGGTCACCAAGGTGGAGGTGGACGACGGGTCGACCCGCTGGGCGCAGGGCGGGATCGCCGCCGTCCTCGACCCCGCCGACACCCCGGCCGCGCACGCCCGGGACACCGAGGTCGCCGGCGTCGGGCTGTGCGACCCCGCGGCGGTGCGGGCGCTGGTCACCGAGGGGCCGGAGCGGCTGCACGAGCTGATCAGCTGGGGTGCCGCCTTCGACCGGGACGGCGCCGGTCACCTGCTGCTCACCCGCGAGGGCGGGCACTCCACCGACCGGATCGTGCACGCCGGCGGCGACGCCACCGGGGCGGAGGTGCAGCGGGCGCTGCGGGACGCCGTGGCCGCCGACCCCGGGATCACCCTGGTCGAGCACGCGATGGTGCTCGACGTCGTCCGGGACGTCGCGGGCCGGGTCGCCGGGGTCACCCTGCACGTGCTCGGCGAGGGCAGCGCGGACGGCGTCGGGGCCGTCCGCGCGCGGGCCGTCGTGCTGGCCACCGGCGGGATGGGCCAGGTCTACGCCGCCACCACCAACCCCGCGGTCTCCACCGGCGACGGCGTCGCGCTCGGGCTGCGCGCCGGCGCGGTCGCCACCGACCTGGAGTTCGTCCAGTTCCACCCGACCGCCCTCTACCTCGGGCCCGGGGCACGCGGCCAGCAGCCGCTGGTCTCCGAGGCGCTGCGCGGCGAGGGCGCCGTCCTCCGGGACGCCGCCGGCGAGCGGTTCATGGTCGGCACCCACCCGCTGGCCGAGCTGGCGCCGCGCGACGTGGTGGCCAAGGCGATCACCCGGGTGCAGCTGCGCGACGGCGTGGACCACGTGTGGCTCGACGCCCGGGAGGTGCCCGGGCTGGCCGCGCGGTTCCCGACCATCGTGGCCCGCTGCCGGGAGGCCGGCATCGACCCGGTGACGGCGCTGGTCCCGGTCACCCCGGCCGCGCACTACGCCTCCGGCGGGCTGGCCACCGACCTGTCCGGCCGCACCACGGTGCCCGGGCTCTACGCGTGCGGCGAGGTGGCCTGCACCGGCGTGCACGGTGCCAACCGGCTGGCGTCCAACTCGCTGCTGGAGGGGCTGGTCTTCGCCGGGCGGATCGGCGAGGCGCTGGCCCGGGAGCTGCCGGTGCCCGCTCCCGCCGAGCCGGCCGACGCCCGGCCCGAGGGGCTCGTCGACGCCGCCGTCCGCGCCGACCTCACCGGCACGATGTCCACCCGGGTCGCGGCGCTGCGCAGCGGCACCGGCCTGGCCGAGGCCACCGAACGGCTCGCGGCGCTGGGGGAGCGGACCACCGCCGAGCCCGGGGTGCCCGGCTGGGAGACCACCGACCTGCTCACCGTCGCCACCGCGATCACCGCGGCGGCGGCCGCCCGCGAGGAGACCCGCGGCTGCCACTGGCGGGAGGACCACCCGGACGCCGAGGAGGAGTGGCGCGTGCACCTGGACGTCCGGCTGGACGGCGCGGGCGAGGTGGCGCTGACCCGCCGCCCCGTCGGTGTCCCCGTGGCGGTGAGCTGGTGA
- the nadC gene encoding carboxylating nicotinate-nucleotide diphosphorylase translates to MNEPATRALPADPTDLTGTGLSAAWVDELVERTLTEDLTGGAPLPREPDIAVSYDVTSAATVPGAQFGTADLVARADGVVAGLPVAARVFTRLAPGAALTAGAADGDRVRRGDVLLTVRGPVRALLAAERSALNIASRASGIATHTRAWADAVAGTGAVVLDTRKTTPGLRPLEKYAVRCGGGSNKRMGLYDVAMVKDNHVAAAGSVAAAVALVRERAPRITVQVECDTVAQVTEAVDAGADFLLLDNMTTDQLREVVALVGDLDVELEATGGLTLAVAREVADTGVDYLSVGALTHSSPILDLALDLREG, encoded by the coding sequence GTGAACGAGCCGGCGACGAGGGCGCTGCCCGCGGACCCGACCGACCTGACCGGCACCGGGCTGAGCGCGGCCTGGGTCGACGAGCTGGTCGAGCGCACCCTGACCGAGGACCTCACCGGCGGCGCCCCGCTGCCCCGGGAACCCGACATCGCGGTCAGCTACGACGTCACCAGCGCGGCCACGGTGCCCGGTGCGCAGTTCGGCACGGCGGACCTGGTGGCCCGCGCCGACGGGGTGGTCGCCGGCCTCCCGGTGGCCGCCCGGGTGTTCACCCGGCTGGCCCCGGGCGCCGCGCTGACCGCCGGCGCGGCCGACGGCGACCGGGTGCGCCGCGGCGACGTGCTGCTCACCGTCCGCGGCCCGGTCCGGGCGCTGCTGGCCGCCGAGCGCAGCGCGCTGAACATCGCCAGCCGGGCCAGCGGCATCGCCACGCACACCCGCGCCTGGGCCGACGCGGTGGCCGGCACCGGCGCCGTCGTCCTGGACACCCGCAAGACCACCCCGGGCCTGCGCCCGCTGGAGAAGTACGCGGTGCGCTGCGGCGGGGGGTCCAACAAGCGCATGGGCCTCTACGACGTCGCGATGGTCAAGGACAACCACGTCGCGGCCGCCGGCTCGGTGGCCGCCGCGGTCGCGCTGGTGCGCGAGCGCGCCCCGCGGATCACCGTCCAGGTCGAGTGCGACACGGTCGCTCAGGTCACCGAGGCGGTGGACGCCGGCGCGGACTTCCTGCTGCTGGACAACATGACCACCGACCAGCTGCGCGAGGTGGTCGCGCTGGTGGGCGACCTCGACGTGGAGCTGGAGGCCACCGGCGGGCTGACCCTCGCGGTGGCCCGCGAGGTCGCCGACACCGGCGTGGACTACCTGTCCGTCGGCGCCCTGACCCACTCCTCGCCGATCCTGGACCTCGCTCTCGACCTGCGGGAGGGCTGA
- a CDS encoding type III pantothenate kinase produces MLLAVDVGNSQTVLATFDGDRRVGCWRVTTHARATSDELLMLWRGLLRDTVVTGVAACSTVPALLPALRRLLDSLAVPVTLIGPGVRTGVPLHVDNPREVGADRVVTALAAHELFGKKPDGGGRPVVVVDFGTSTNVDAVGPEGQFLGGALAPGLEVSLEALANRAAQLRSVELTVPTHAIGKNTVAALQSGVVLGFAGLVDGLVARIAAELVAQFGEPPVVVATGGLHPLVVDSCRSISEREPDLTVHGLRLAFERHQASGGGTASTRP; encoded by the coding sequence GTGCTGCTCGCCGTGGACGTCGGCAACAGCCAGACCGTGCTGGCCACCTTCGACGGCGACCGGCGGGTCGGCTGCTGGCGGGTCACCACCCACGCGCGGGCGACGTCCGACGAGCTGCTGATGCTCTGGCGGGGGCTGCTGCGGGACACCGTCGTCACCGGCGTGGCCGCCTGCTCCACCGTCCCGGCGCTGCTGCCGGCGCTGCGCCGGCTGCTGGACTCCCTCGCCGTCCCGGTCACGCTGATCGGCCCGGGGGTGCGCACCGGCGTCCCGCTGCACGTGGACAACCCGCGGGAGGTGGGCGCGGACCGGGTGGTCACCGCGCTGGCCGCGCACGAGCTGTTCGGGAAGAAGCCCGACGGCGGCGGACGACCGGTCGTCGTCGTCGACTTCGGCACCTCGACCAACGTCGACGCCGTGGGGCCGGAGGGCCAGTTCCTGGGCGGGGCCCTGGCGCCCGGGCTCGAGGTGAGCCTGGAGGCGCTGGCGAACCGGGCCGCCCAGCTGCGCTCGGTCGAGCTGACCGTGCCGACCCACGCGATCGGCAAGAACACCGTCGCGGCGCTGCAGTCCGGCGTGGTGCTGGGCTTCGCCGGTCTGGTCGACGGGCTCGTCGCGCGGATCGCCGCGGAGCTCGTCGCCCAGTTCGGCGAGCCGCCGGTGGTCGTGGCGACCGGCGGGCTGCACCCGCTGGTGGTGGACAGCTGCCGGTCGATCAGCGAGCGTGAGCCGGATCTCACCGTGCACGGCCTGCGGCTGGCCTTCGAGCGCCACCAGGCCAGCGGTGGAGGGACGGCCTCCACCCGCCCGTAG
- the lysS gene encoding lysine--tRNA ligase yields MSEELPGQVAAPEDELPEQLRVRRAKLDRLRESGIDPYPVVVARTASLADVRAEHPDLEPDTMTGEQVGVTGRVIFSRNTGKLCFATLREGDTELQVMLSRDRVGEEALAAWKADVDLGDHVLVTGEVGTSRRGELSVFADSWQLAAKALRPLPVAHKPMSEELRVRRRYVDLIVRDEARRTVQERAAVMSSLRAGLTGRGFLEVETPMLQTVHGGAAARPFRTHMNAFDLDLYLRIAPELFLKRCIVGGLDRVFEINRNFRNEGADSSHSPEFAMLEFYAAYGDYSDGARITRELIQECCAALFGDHVARHHDGTELDLSGEWPQIPLYTAVSQAVGEEVTPQTPVDRLHALAAAHDVGTDPAWLPGKVVEEVFEALVQHTLQAPTFVVDYPLDTSPLTRAHRSEPGLAEKWDLYIGGIERGTGYSELVDPVAQRERFTQQALLAAAGDPEAMVLDEDFLEALEYGMPPTAGVGMGIDRLMMTLTGLGIRETILFPLVRPLHQ; encoded by the coding sequence GTGAGTGAGGAACTTCCCGGCCAGGTCGCAGCGCCCGAGGACGAGCTGCCCGAGCAGCTGCGGGTCCGGCGGGCCAAGCTCGACCGGCTCCGGGAGTCCGGGATCGACCCCTACCCCGTCGTCGTGGCCCGCACCGCCAGCCTGGCCGACGTCCGCGCCGAGCACCCCGACCTCGAGCCGGACACCATGACCGGCGAGCAGGTGGGCGTCACCGGACGGGTGATCTTCTCCCGCAACACCGGCAAGCTGTGCTTCGCGACGCTGCGCGAGGGCGACACCGAGCTGCAGGTCATGCTCTCCCGCGACCGGGTCGGGGAGGAGGCGCTCGCCGCCTGGAAGGCCGACGTCGACCTCGGTGACCACGTGCTCGTCACCGGTGAGGTCGGGACGTCGCGACGCGGGGAGCTGTCGGTCTTCGCCGACTCGTGGCAGCTCGCGGCCAAGGCGCTGCGCCCGCTGCCGGTGGCGCACAAGCCGATGAGCGAGGAGCTGCGGGTCCGCCGTCGGTACGTCGACCTCATCGTGCGCGACGAGGCGCGCCGGACCGTCCAGGAACGGGCCGCGGTGATGAGCTCGCTGCGGGCGGGTCTCACCGGCCGCGGTTTCCTCGAGGTCGAGACGCCGATGCTGCAGACGGTGCACGGCGGCGCCGCCGCACGGCCGTTCCGGACGCACATGAACGCGTTCGACCTCGACCTCTACCTGCGCATCGCACCCGAGTTGTTCCTCAAGCGCTGCATCGTCGGCGGGCTGGACCGCGTGTTCGAGATCAATCGGAACTTCCGCAACGAGGGCGCCGACTCCTCGCACTCCCCGGAGTTCGCGATGCTGGAGTTCTACGCCGCCTACGGTGATTACTCCGACGGCGCGCGCATCACGCGCGAGCTCATCCAGGAATGCTGCGCGGCGCTGTTCGGTGACCACGTGGCACGTCATCACGACGGCACGGAACTGGACCTGTCCGGGGAGTGGCCGCAGATCCCGCTCTACACCGCGGTGTCGCAGGCGGTGGGGGAGGAGGTCACCCCGCAGACGCCGGTCGACCGGCTGCACGCCCTCGCCGCCGCCCACGACGTCGGCACCGACCCGGCGTGGCTGCCGGGCAAGGTCGTCGAGGAGGTCTTCGAGGCGCTGGTGCAGCACACGCTGCAGGCACCGACGTTCGTCGTCGACTACCCGCTGGACACCTCGCCGCTGACCCGTGCGCACCGCTCGGAGCCCGGTCTGGCCGAGAAGTGGGACCTCTACATCGGCGGGATCGAGCGCGGCACCGGGTACTCCGAGCTCGTGGACCCGGTGGCCCAGCGCGAGCGGTTCACCCAGCAGGCGCTGCTGGCCGCCGCCGGCGACCCCGAGGCGATGGTGCTGGACGAGGACTTCCTGGAGGCGCTCGAGTACGGGATGCCGCCGACCGCCGGGGTCGGGATGGGCATCGACCGGCTCATGATGACGCTCACCGGATTGGGCATCCGGGAGACGATCCTGTTCCCCCTGGTGCGTCCGCTGCACCAATAG
- a CDS encoding histone-like nucleoid-structuring protein Lsr2, giving the protein MARKVQVILSDDLDDSISADETVSFALDGTTYEIDLSEKNANEMRDVLGKYVSAARKVSSRGTRASGAGRSRATGGGGGGRMDREQAGAIREWARKNGHEVSDRGRIPASVVEAFEAAH; this is encoded by the coding sequence ATGGCACGCAAGGTCCAGGTCATCTTGAGCGACGACCTCGATGACAGCATCTCCGCTGACGAGACCGTCTCCTTCGCCCTCGACGGGACGACGTACGAGATCGACCTCTCCGAGAAGAACGCGAACGAGATGCGCGACGTGCTCGGCAAGTACGTCTCGGCTGCCCGCAAGGTCAGCAGCCGCGGCACCCGCGCCTCCGGTGCCGGCCGTTCCCGCGCGACCGGTGGCGGCGGCGGGGGCCGGATGGACCGCGAGCAGGCCGGCGCCATCCGCGAGTGGGCCCGCAAGAACGGCCACGAGGTGAGCGACCGCGGCCGCATCCCGGCCAGCGTCGTCGAGGCCTTCGAAGCCGCGCACTGA
- a CDS encoding ATP-dependent Clp protease ATP-binding subunit, whose product MFERFTDRARRVVVLAQEEARMLNHNYIGTEHILLGLIHEGEGVAAKALESLGISLEGVRQQVEEIIGQGQQAPSGHIPFTPRAKKVLELSLREALQLGHNYIGTEHILLGLIREGEGVAAQVLVKLGADLNRVRQQVIQLLSGYQGKEPAAAGGPAEGTPSTSLVLDQFGRNLTQAARDGKLDPVIGRAKEIERVMQVLSRRTKNNPVLIGEPGVGKTAAVEGLAQAIVKGEVPETLKDKQLYTLDLGALVAGSRYRGDFEERLKKVLKEIRTRGDIILFIDEIHTLVGAGAAEGAIDAASILKPMLARGELQTIGATTLDEYRKHLEKDAALERRFQPIQVSEPTLAHTIEILKGLRDRYEAHHRISITDNALVAAATLADRYISDRFLPDKAIDLIDEAGARMRIKRMTAPPDLREFDDRISGIRREKESAIDAQDFEKAASLRDKEKQLLGEKSEREKQWKAGDMDVVAEVDDEQIAEVLANWTGIPVFKLTEEETTRLLRMEDELHKRIIGQEEAIKSVSQAIRRTRAGLKDPRRPGGSFIFAGPSGVGKTELAKALAQFLFGEDDALIQIDMGEFHDKFTVSRLVGAPPGYVGYDEGGQLTEKVRRKPFSVVLFDEIEKAHADVFNTLLQVLEDGRLTDGQGRIVDFKNTILILTTNLGTRDISKAVGLGFQSGNDTTSNYERMKQKVNEELKQHFRPEFLNRIDDIVVFHQLTEDEIVHIVDLMLNRVETQLSNKDMSLEVTPAAKKLLAARGFDPVLGARPLRRTIQREIEDTLSEKILYGEIASGQIIVVDVEENADPTQSTFTFRGEAKPVDLPDTPPVALTAPDADDDGPAAQAAE is encoded by the coding sequence ATGTTCGAACGGTTCACCGACCGAGCCCGTCGCGTGGTCGTCCTGGCCCAAGAAGAGGCCCGGATGCTCAACCACAACTACATCGGCACCGAGCACATCCTCCTGGGCCTGATCCACGAGGGTGAGGGTGTCGCCGCCAAGGCGCTGGAGTCCCTCGGCATCTCGCTGGAGGGCGTGCGCCAGCAGGTCGAGGAGATCATCGGCCAGGGCCAGCAGGCCCCGTCCGGCCACATCCCCTTCACCCCGCGCGCCAAGAAGGTCCTGGAGCTGTCGCTCCGCGAGGCGCTGCAGCTCGGCCACAACTACATCGGCACCGAGCACATCCTGCTGGGCCTGATCCGCGAGGGCGAGGGCGTCGCCGCCCAGGTCCTGGTCAAGCTGGGTGCCGACCTCAACCGCGTCCGCCAGCAGGTCATCCAGCTGCTGAGCGGCTACCAGGGCAAGGAGCCCGCCGCTGCCGGCGGCCCTGCCGAGGGCACCCCGTCGACCTCGCTGGTCCTCGACCAGTTCGGCCGCAACCTCACCCAGGCCGCCCGCGACGGCAAGCTCGACCCGGTCATCGGCCGGGCCAAGGAGATCGAGCGGGTCATGCAGGTGCTGTCCCGCCGCACCAAGAACAACCCCGTCCTGATCGGCGAGCCCGGCGTCGGCAAGACCGCCGCCGTCGAGGGCCTGGCCCAGGCGATCGTCAAGGGCGAGGTGCCCGAGACGCTGAAGGACAAGCAGCTCTACACCCTCGACCTCGGTGCCCTCGTCGCCGGTTCCCGCTACCGCGGTGACTTCGAGGAGCGGCTCAAGAAGGTCCTCAAGGAGATCCGCACCCGCGGCGACATCATCCTGTTCATCGACGAGATCCACACCCTCGTCGGTGCCGGTGCTGCCGAGGGCGCGATCGACGCGGCGAGCATCCTCAAGCCGATGCTGGCCCGTGGTGAGCTGCAGACCATCGGTGCCACCACGCTCGACGAGTACCGCAAGCACCTGGAGAAGGACGCCGCTCTCGAGCGCCGCTTCCAGCCGATCCAGGTGAGCGAGCCGACGCTGGCCCACACGATCGAGATCCTCAAGGGCCTGCGCGACCGCTACGAGGCGCACCACCGGATCAGCATCACCGACAACGCCCTCGTGGCCGCCGCGACGCTGGCCGACCGGTACATCTCCGACCGCTTCCTCCCGGACAAGGCGATCGACCTGATCGACGAGGCCGGCGCCCGGATGCGGATCAAGCGGATGACCGCCCCGCCGGACCTGCGCGAGTTCGACGACCGGATCTCCGGCATCCGCCGGGAGAAGGAGTCGGCGATCGACGCCCAGGACTTCGAGAAGGCCGCGTCTCTCCGCGACAAGGAGAAGCAGCTGCTGGGCGAGAAGTCCGAGCGCGAGAAGCAGTGGAAGGCCGGCGACATGGACGTCGTCGCCGAGGTCGACGACGAGCAGATCGCCGAGGTCCTGGCGAACTGGACGGGCATCCCGGTCTTCAAGCTGACCGAGGAGGAGACCACCCGTCTCCTGCGCATGGAGGATGAGCTCCACAAGCGCATCATCGGCCAGGAAGAGGCCATCAAGAGCGTCAGCCAGGCGATCCGGCGCACGCGGGCGGGCCTCAAGGACCCCCGTCGTCCCGGTGGCTCCTTCATCTTCGCCGGCCCCTCGGGTGTCGGTAAGACGGAGCTGGCGAAGGCGCTGGCCCAGTTCCTGTTCGGTGAGGACGACGCCCTCATCCAGATCGACATGGGCGAGTTCCACGACAAGTTCACCGTGTCGCGGCTCGTCGGTGCCCCTCCCGGCTACGTCGGTTACGACGAGGGTGGCCAGCTGACCGAGAAGGTCCGGCGCAAGCCGTTCTCGGTGGTCCTCTTCGACGAGATCGAGAAGGCGCACGCCGATGTCTTCAACACGCTGCTGCAGGTGCTGGAGGACGGCCGGCTGACCGACGGGCAGGGCCGGATCGTGGACTTCAAGAACACGATCCTGATCCTGACCACGAACCTCGGGACGCGGGACATCTCCAAGGCGGTCGGCCTGGGCTTCCAGTCCGGGAACGACACGACCAGCAACTACGAGCGGATGAAGCAGAAGGTCAACGAGGAGCTCAAGCAGCACTTCCGGCCGGAGTTCCTCAACCGCATCGACGACATCGTCGTGTTCCACCAGCTGACCGAGGACGAGATCGTCCACATCGTCGACCTGATGCTCAACCGGGTCGAGACGCAGCTGTCGAACAAGGACATGTCGCTCGAGGTCACCCCGGCGGCGAAGAAGCTGCTGGCGGCCCGCGGGTTCGACCCGGTGCTGGGCGCCCGTCCGCTGCGTCGGACGATCCAGCGCGAGATCGAGGACACGCTCTCCGAGAAGATCCTCTACGGCGAGATCGCCTCCGGGCAGATCATCGTGGTGGACGTCGAGGAGAACGCGGACCCAACCCAGTCGACCTTCACCTTCCGGGGTGAGGCCAAGCCGGTCGACCTGCCCGACACCCCGCCGGTGGCCCTCACGGCCCCCGACGCGGACGACGACGGTCCGGCGGCCCAGGCCGCCGAGTAA
- a CDS encoding A/G-specific adenine glycosylase, whose product MSSAPSAVPLPGPSDEPVGEVVVDWYAGAARDLPWRESGTDPWAVLVSEVMLQQTPVARVEPVWREWLARWPTPAAMAAASPAEVIRAWGKLGYPRRALRLREAAVAITARHAGVVPAEVDELEALPGIGTYTARAVSCFGHGRRQAVVDTNVRRVVARLVHGRAEAAPARAADLLDITALAPVDDERAVRFSVAVMELGALVCVAGTPRCAACPVRDRCAWRLAGYPAHDGPPKRVQRFAGTDRQVRGRLLDVLRAAHEPVDPDALVPAWEDAVQRSRCLDSLLVDGLVVQTEDGRFALPS is encoded by the coding sequence GTGAGCAGCGCGCCCTCCGCCGTCCCCCTGCCCGGTCCGAGCGACGAGCCGGTGGGCGAGGTGGTCGTGGACTGGTACGCCGGTGCGGCGCGGGACCTCCCGTGGCGCGAGTCGGGCACCGACCCGTGGGCCGTCCTGGTCAGCGAGGTGATGCTGCAGCAGACCCCGGTGGCGCGCGTGGAGCCCGTCTGGCGGGAGTGGCTGGCCCGGTGGCCCACCCCCGCGGCGATGGCGGCCGCGAGCCCGGCCGAGGTGATCCGCGCCTGGGGCAAGCTCGGCTACCCCCGCCGCGCGCTGCGGCTGCGGGAGGCGGCCGTCGCGATCACCGCACGGCACGCCGGCGTCGTCCCCGCCGAGGTCGACGAGCTGGAGGCGCTGCCCGGGATCGGGACGTACACCGCCCGGGCGGTGTCCTGCTTCGGCCACGGACGACGCCAGGCGGTGGTGGACACCAACGTGCGCCGGGTCGTCGCGCGGCTGGTGCACGGGCGGGCCGAGGCGGCACCTGCCCGCGCCGCCGACCTGCTGGACATCACCGCGCTGGCCCCCGTGGACGACGAGCGGGCCGTGCGGTTCTCGGTGGCCGTGATGGAGCTGGGGGCGCTGGTCTGCGTGGCCGGGACGCCCCGCTGCGCCGCGTGCCCGGTGCGCGACCGCTGCGCCTGGCGGCTCGCGGGGTACCCGGCGCACGACGGCCCACCGAAGCGGGTGCAGCGGTTCGCCGGCACCGACCGGCAGGTGCGCGGCCGACTGCTCGACGTGCTGCGCGCGGCCCACGAGCCGGTCGACCCGGACGCCCTGGTCCCGGCGTGGGAGGACGCCGTCCAGCGCTCCCGCTGCCTGGACTCGCTGCTGGTCGACGGTCTCGTCGTCCAGACCGAGGACGGCCGGTTCGCCCTTCCCAGCTGA
- the disA gene encoding DNA integrity scanning diadenylate cyclase DisA, which translates to MPPAVDPEASLRELLGRIAPGTALRDGLERILAGRTGALIVLGYDRVVESLCTGGFALDVALSATRLRELAKMDGAVIVSYDGTRIVRAGVHLMPDPTIPTEESGTRHRTAERVALQTDFPVISVSQSMHIISVYVAGRRYTLEHPTTILARANQALAALERYKLRLDEVASTLSALEIEDLVTVRDAMSVSQRLEMVRRIADEIEGFVVELGTDGRLLALQLDEMLAGVEEDRGLLVRDYLPSGRRNRSGEEVLADLRALSATELLDLSAVARCYGLPTSPDALDSPVSPRGYRLLARVPRLPAGIIDRLVAHFGGLQKLLAATIEDLLAVEGVGEARARGIREGLSRLAETSILDRYS; encoded by the coding sequence GTGCCACCCGCTGTGGACCCTGAGGCCTCGTTGCGGGAACTGCTCGGTCGGATCGCCCCCGGCACCGCTCTCCGGGACGGTCTGGAGCGGATCCTGGCCGGCCGTACGGGAGCGCTCATCGTCCTCGGCTACGACCGGGTCGTCGAGTCGCTGTGCACCGGCGGCTTCGCCCTCGACGTGGCGCTGTCGGCCACCCGACTCCGCGAGCTCGCCAAGATGGACGGCGCGGTGATCGTCTCCTACGACGGCACCCGGATCGTCCGCGCCGGGGTGCACCTGATGCCCGACCCGACCATCCCCACGGAGGAGTCCGGCACCCGGCACCGCACCGCCGAGCGGGTGGCGCTGCAGACCGACTTCCCGGTGATCTCGGTCAGCCAGTCGATGCACATCATCTCGGTCTACGTGGCCGGCCGCCGGTACACCCTGGAGCACCCGACCACGATCCTGGCGCGGGCCAACCAGGCCCTGGCCGCCCTCGAGCGCTACAAGCTGCGGCTGGACGAGGTCGCCTCCACGCTGTCGGCGCTGGAGATCGAGGACCTGGTCACCGTCCGGGACGCGATGAGCGTCAGCCAGCGGCTGGAGATGGTCCGCCGGATCGCCGACGAGATCGAGGGCTTCGTCGTCGAGCTGGGCACCGACGGCCGGCTGCTCGCCCTGCAGCTGGACGAGATGCTCGCCGGCGTCGAGGAGGACCGCGGGCTCCTGGTCCGCGACTACCTGCCCAGCGGGCGGCGGAACCGCTCCGGTGAGGAGGTGCTCGCCGACCTGCGGGCGCTGTCGGCCACCGAGCTGCTCGACCTGTCCGCGGTGGCCCGCTGCTACGGCCTGCCCACCTCCCCCGACGCGCTGGACTCCCCGGTGAGCCCCCGCGGCTACCGGCTGCTGGCCCGGGTGCCCCGGCTGCCGGCCGGCATCATCGACCGCCTGGTGGCGCACTTCGGCGGGCTGCAGAAGCTGCTGGCCGCCACCATCGAGGACCTGCTGGCCGTGGAGGGCGTCGGCGAGGCCCGCGCCCGCGGCATCCGCGAGGGGCTGTCCCGGCTCGCCGAGACCTCCATCCTCGACCGATACAGCTAG